The nucleotide sequence AACCTGACCCTGGAGTGGATCGGCAACATCCCCGGCAAGCGGGAGTACCGCCGTTTCGTCGGCGACTACACGCTGCGTCAGCAGGACATTCTGGAGCAGACGTCGTTCGACGACGGCGTCGCGTTCGGCGGCTGGTCCATCGACCTGCATCCCGCCGAGGGCATGTATGCGACGGGCGCCGGGGCGGTGCAGCGCTTCTCGGACGGCGTCTTCGAGATCCCGTTCCGCTCGCTGTACTCCGTCAACGTCGACAACCTGCTCATGGCGGGCCGGGACATCTCGGCCACCCACATCGCGTTCGGGGCCGCGCGGGTGATGGCGACGTGCGCCGCGATGGGCGAAGCCGCCGGCACCGCCGCCGCGCTCTGCTACGCGCACGACGCCACACCGCGCGAGCTGTACGAGCACCATCGCGCGGAACTCCGCCAGACGCTGCTGCGCGCCGACGCGTCCCTCATCGGCGTCGCGAACGAGGACCCCTCCGACCTCGCCCGCACCGCCACGGTCACCGCCTCCAGTGCGCTGCGCACGATCGGCACTCCGGAGCGCACGGTGGCCGCGGCGGCCCCGCACCCGCTGACGGAGGACCTCGGCATCGTCGTCCCCGTGCACCCGCGCCTCGACACCACCGAGCTGCTGCTCAGCGCCGAGGCCGACACGCAGGTCACGGTGGAGGTCTGGTCGACGGGTCGTCCGCAGAACGTCGTGCCCGCGGTGCTCGAGCACCGCACCGTGATCGACGTCCCCGCCGGTGGTCCGTCCTGGGTGCGCGCGGAGACGCCGTTCGCCCCGGCGGAGCCCCAGAACGCGATCGTCGTGCTCCGCGCGAACCCGCAGGTGCAGGTGCAGCTCGCCTCCGACCTGCCGCCCGGGGTGCTCACCCTCGTGCACCGGGTCGACAACGACGACCGCAACGTGCAGGTCGACCGCGACGGCCTGCTCGTGCAGTGGCCGACCAAACCGCTGCGCGGCCGGGTGCCCGCGTTCCGCACCAGCCCCGCCTCGGAGGCCGTCGCGCCGGAGCGCGCCGTGTCCGGGTACAACCGTCCCTACGGCGGCCCGCACCTGTGGGCGTCCGACCCGGAGGCGGAGGGTCCGCAGTGGCTGCGCCTGGACTGGGAGCAGCCGGTCACGGCCTCCGAGATCCGGCTCGTGTTCGATGACGACGTGGACCTGGAGCTCAACACCCTGCACCACCACCGCAGTCCCGACGAGGTGCTGCCCCAGCTGGTGCGCGACTACCGCGTCGAGGTGCGACCGGAGGGTTCCGACGAGTGGCGCCTCGTGGCGGAGGAGCGGGACAACCGCCATCGCCTGCGGGTGCACCCCCTGCCGGAGGAGCTCGGTGCCTTCACGGCCGCCCGCCTCGTGGTGGAGCGGACGAACGGCGTCGCCGAGGCGCGCGTGATCGCTTTCCGCGTGCAATCGTGACGGAGAGCGCTAACGTGAAAGGCATCCGCCGCCCC is from Microbacterium sp. BLY and encodes:
- a CDS encoding FAD-dependent oxidoreductase translates to MRTQTVEADIIVVGGGLAGVSAAVAAARLGRRTVLINNRPVLGGNSSSEVRVWVCGATAHGNQRWARETGIIGEMYRENQFRNPEGNPVYWDDVVLDIVRREPNLTLFLNTEVLEAEATGPDDARRVRSVTGWTMGSEIRTVFRAPLFLDCTGDGLVGRLVGARHRLGKESRSEFGEDWAPEQPVREFLGSTLLFYTKDLGHPVKYVAPESAKDISTTPIPSSRIIRSGDSGAHYWWIEWGGTLDIVDDNEAIRDELRAVILGIWDHIKNSGEFDADNLTLEWIGNIPGKREYRRFVGDYTLRQQDILEQTSFDDGVAFGGWSIDLHPAEGMYATGAGAVQRFSDGVFEIPFRSLYSVNVDNLLMAGRDISATHIAFGAARVMATCAAMGEAAGTAAALCYAHDATPRELYEHHRAELRQTLLRADASLIGVANEDPSDLARTATVTASSALRTIGTPERTVAAAAPHPLTEDLGIVVPVHPRLDTTELLLSAEADTQVTVEVWSTGRPQNVVPAVLEHRTVIDVPAGGPSWVRAETPFAPAEPQNAIVVLRANPQVQVQLASDLPPGVLTLVHRVDNDDRNVQVDRDGLLVQWPTKPLRGRVPAFRTSPASEAVAPERAVSGYNRPYGGPHLWASDPEAEGPQWLRLDWEQPVTASEIRLVFDDDVDLELNTLHHHRSPDEVLPQLVRDYRVEVRPEGSDEWRLVAEERDNRHRLRVHPLPEELGAFTAARLVVERTNGVAEARVIAFRVQS